One region of Eupeodes corollae chromosome 1, idEupCoro1.1, whole genome shotgun sequence genomic DNA includes:
- the LOC129939438 gene encoding tetratricopeptide repeat protein 36 homolog translates to MNKPFFRECLTEHDQKVLESLFVPFEGVPPSTFDIDIESEIKDAPEVESHSVVESKKLELEGIQLAEQGLLDEAVVKFEEAIKISPSRCSVYNNKAQVLRLKGDDDGALKDLEKALELSSQQARTRCQALCQRGLLYRKMENLSAAKQDFEEASKLGSKFARNQLVEINPYSALCNQMLQAAFQKLQ, encoded by the exons ATGAACAAGCCATTTTTTCGTGAGTGTTTAACTGAACATGATCAAAAGGTATTGGAGTCCCTATTTGTTCCATTTGAAGGCGTGCCTCCAAGTACATTTGACATAGATATTGAATCTGAAATAAAAGATGCTCCAGAAGTTGAAAGTCATTCTGTAGTAGAATCCAAAAAACTTGAATTGGAAGGCATTCAACTGGCCGAACAAGGATTACTAGACGAAGCAGTTGTTAAGTTTGAGGAAGCAATCAAAATATCACCAAGCAGGTGCTCTGTTTACAATAACAAAGCTCAGGTGTTACGTTTAAAAGGCGATGATGATg gAGCGTTGAAAGACTTGGAAAAGGCGTTGGAATTATCTTCACAACAAGCTCGTACCAGGTGCCAAGCCCTTTGTCAGCGGGGTTTACTGTATAGGAAAATGGAAAATCTAAGTGCTGCTAAACAAGATTTTGAAGAAGCATCCAAGCTTGGCAGTAAATTTGCAAGAAATCAG TTGGTGGAAATAAATCCATACTCTGCTTTATGCAATCAAATGCTGCAAGCTGCCTTTCAGAAATtgcaataa